A window of the Branchiibius hedensis genome harbors these coding sequences:
- a CDS encoding M20/M25/M40 family metallo-hydrolase: MATDQEYRDKVSALMPEIIDELKAMVAIPSVAFPAFPAEPVHQMADRAVAAFQRYGVPARLQEIPDGYPAVWAEIPGPEGSPTVLLYGHYDVQPAPKEQGWDTEPFTATEKDGRIYGRGAADDKSGIAIHLATLAAFEGKPPVGVKLVLEGEEETVSHLEGYVADHPELFQADVMVVGDMGNLTVGEPVLSTDLRGHVKAIVELSTLQDPVHSGLFGGAAPDALMALIKLLAQLTDDDGTCLIPDIKATEWEGTEYSEEMLRSNAGVLDGVDLVGTGSIASRLWSKPSISVLGIDAPSVDEGGNVLQPRARAMVAMRIPPGQSEEAAMQSLTGFLRDKVTGGVHVEVTENKKSPAFHQGTDGSAFAQMRTALKTAYGEDVGLVGSGGSIPLLDQLRAASPEADFVLIGAEDAALSHIHGPNESVDPSEIENMALAQVLLLQSLAQG, translated from the coding sequence ATGGCCACCGATCAGGAATACCGTGACAAGGTCTCGGCGCTGATGCCGGAGATCATCGACGAACTCAAAGCGATGGTGGCGATCCCTTCGGTCGCCTTCCCCGCCTTCCCGGCTGAGCCGGTCCATCAGATGGCCGACCGGGCGGTCGCCGCCTTCCAGCGCTACGGGGTCCCCGCCCGGTTGCAGGAGATCCCTGACGGCTACCCCGCGGTGTGGGCGGAAATCCCTGGGCCAGAAGGCAGCCCGACGGTGCTGCTCTACGGGCACTACGACGTGCAACCTGCCCCCAAGGAGCAGGGCTGGGACACCGAGCCGTTCACCGCCACGGAGAAGGACGGCCGGATCTACGGCCGGGGCGCCGCCGACGACAAGAGCGGGATCGCGATCCACCTGGCCACCCTGGCCGCCTTCGAGGGCAAACCGCCGGTCGGCGTCAAACTGGTCCTGGAGGGTGAGGAGGAGACGGTCAGCCACCTGGAGGGCTACGTCGCCGACCATCCGGAACTCTTCCAGGCCGACGTCATGGTCGTCGGCGACATGGGCAACCTCACCGTTGGCGAGCCGGTCCTGTCCACCGATCTGCGCGGCCACGTCAAGGCGATCGTCGAGTTGTCGACCCTGCAGGACCCGGTGCACTCGGGTCTGTTCGGCGGCGCGGCACCCGATGCGCTGATGGCGCTGATCAAACTGCTCGCGCAACTGACCGACGACGACGGCACCTGCCTGATCCCGGACATCAAGGCCACCGAGTGGGAGGGCACCGAGTATTCCGAGGAGATGCTGCGCAGCAACGCGGGTGTCCTCGACGGCGTCGACCTGGTCGGGACCGGTTCGATCGCCAGTCGGCTGTGGTCCAAACCCTCGATCAGCGTGCTCGGCATCGACGCTCCCAGCGTCGACGAGGGCGGCAACGTGCTGCAACCGCGGGCCCGGGCGATGGTCGCGATGCGCATCCCACCCGGCCAGAGCGAAGAGGCGGCGATGCAGTCGCTCACCGGCTTCCTGCGCGACAAGGTCACCGGCGGCGTCCACGTCGAAGTCACCGAGAACAAGAAGTCCCCGGCCTTCCACCAGGGCACCGATGGCAGCGCGTTCGCGCAGATGAGGACCGCGCTCAAAACGGCGTACGGCGAAGACGTCGGGTTGGTCGGCTCAGGCGGCTCGATCCCGCTGCTGGACCAGCTGCGCGCCGCCAGCCCGGAGGCTGACTTCGTCCTGATCGGCGCCGAGGATGCGGCGCTGTCCCACATCCACGGACCCAACGAGAGCGTCGATCCCAGCGAGATCGAGAACATGGCGCTGGCCCAGGTGCTTCTGCTGCAGTCCCTCGCCCAGGGGTAG
- a CDS encoding enoyl-CoA hydratase/isomerase family protein, translated as MSDPVSTTIDGSVATITLGQPALSIAVKEALRDALAAVATDQSVRAVILTGTGSTFCVGQDLAEHAANLASAPELSLNTVDEHYNPIVRSITSMPKPVIAAVNGTCVGAGFGFALACDLIVLSNEAKLGTAFTGIGLTCDSGLSWTLQRAVGLSRARRLVMLPMPFSAADAVTWGLAAELVEPSQVLSVATKLAVGLAAGPTAAYAESKALLDQAASSTLDQALDAEGPAQQRLGLTQDHQGAVTSFLAKEKPRFTGQ; from the coding sequence ATGAGCGATCCAGTGAGTACGACGATCGACGGGTCCGTGGCGACCATCACCCTGGGCCAGCCGGCTCTGAGCATCGCGGTGAAGGAGGCGTTGCGGGACGCGCTCGCGGCAGTCGCCACCGACCAGTCCGTGCGCGCGGTGATCCTCACCGGGACCGGGTCCACCTTCTGTGTCGGGCAGGACCTCGCGGAGCATGCCGCGAATCTGGCGTCCGCGCCGGAGCTGAGCCTGAACACCGTTGACGAGCACTACAACCCGATCGTCCGATCGATCACCTCGATGCCCAAGCCGGTGATCGCGGCGGTCAACGGCACCTGTGTCGGAGCCGGATTCGGCTTCGCGCTCGCGTGTGACCTGATCGTGTTGTCCAACGAGGCCAAGCTCGGCACGGCCTTCACCGGCATCGGGCTGACGTGCGACTCCGGCCTGTCGTGGACCCTGCAGCGGGCTGTCGGTCTGTCCCGGGCGCGCCGGCTGGTGATGCTGCCGATGCCGTTCTCGGCGGCCGACGCCGTCACCTGGGGACTGGCGGCGGAGTTGGTCGAGCCCAGCCAAGTGCTCTCTGTGGCAACCAAACTCGCGGTGGGGTTGGCGGCCGGCCCGACCGCGGCGTACGCCGAATCGAAGGCTCTGCTGGACCAGGCCGCGTCCTCGACGCTGGACCAGGCGCTGGACGCGGAGGGTCCCGCGCAGCAGCGACTCGGTCTCACCCAGGACCATCAGGGCGCGGTGACGTCGTTCCTGGCGAAGGAAAAACCCCGGTTCACCGGTCAGTGA
- a CDS encoding HdeD family acid-resistance protein: MSQTMTSDPDDYGLRIDANTLERTVAQRFKQFLLVTGAVLLVIGLLILIWPGHTAKAITALLAIGVLFSALANAAVALTPGLPGRARIVAALVAVLFAWAGIWALAHLGSATVGLAFVVGLFIGIAWIIDGIAALVTLGDAPSKIWAAIFGVISIVAGVILLIGPITGAAIIWLIVGITFVIMGVLQILRGLRFGNQTIKATL, translated from the coding sequence ATGAGCCAAACAATGACCTCCGATCCCGACGACTACGGTCTCCGGATCGATGCGAACACCCTGGAGCGCACTGTCGCCCAGCGGTTCAAGCAGTTCCTTCTCGTGACCGGTGCGGTGCTGCTGGTCATCGGTCTGCTGATCCTGATCTGGCCCGGTCACACCGCCAAGGCCATTACGGCACTGCTGGCGATCGGGGTGCTGTTCTCCGCCCTCGCCAACGCCGCCGTCGCCCTCACCCCCGGCCTGCCCGGTCGCGCCCGGATCGTCGCTGCCCTCGTCGCGGTGCTGTTCGCGTGGGCCGGCATCTGGGCGCTGGCGCACCTGGGTTCCGCAACCGTCGGACTCGCCTTCGTGGTGGGCCTGTTCATCGGTATCGCCTGGATCATCGACGGCATCGCCGCCCTGGTGACCCTCGGCGACGCGCCCTCGAAGATCTGGGCCGCCATCTTCGGTGTGATCAGCATCGTCGCCGGTGTCATCCTGCTCATCGGTCCCATCACCGGCGCAGCCATCATCTGGCTGATCGTCGGAATCACCTTCGTGATCATGGGTGTTCTGCAGATCCTGCGTGGTCTGCGGTTCGGCAACCAGACCATCAAAGCCACCCTCTAG
- a CDS encoding metal ABC transporter solute-binding protein, Zn/Mn family, with amino-acid sequence MTRRLLGMTLGLATLAGGLTACSGGGSDATATSGNGVVQVVASTNVWGDVAKTIGGDAVHVTSFINDPSQDPHEYEASVRNQLAIKNAGVVIENGGGYDDFMTKMVASVGDSNTVLNAVDISGKKAAAGEDLNEHVWYDFPTVLKVAGAIKDKLATLDPSHANTFTKNLTTFTEQVKALEAQAASVKTAHGGQPVAITEPVPGYLLEACGLVNKTPEAFSAAIEDGNDVSVGILNDTLKLFTGHQVKALVYNEQTTGPVTQKVLDTAKSSNVPVVPVTETLPAGSTYVTWMKSQLTALSTALDRS; translated from the coding sequence ATGACGCGACGACTCCTCGGGATGACACTCGGACTGGCAACGCTGGCAGGCGGATTGACCGCATGTAGCGGCGGCGGCTCCGACGCGACGGCCACCAGCGGCAACGGGGTCGTGCAGGTGGTTGCTTCGACCAACGTGTGGGGTGACGTCGCCAAGACCATCGGCGGTGATGCGGTGCACGTCACCTCGTTCATCAACGACCCCAGCCAGGACCCGCACGAATACGAGGCAAGTGTCCGCAACCAGCTCGCGATCAAGAACGCCGGCGTCGTGATCGAAAACGGCGGTGGCTACGACGATTTCATGACCAAGATGGTCGCCTCGGTCGGTGACAGCAACACCGTGCTCAACGCCGTCGACATCTCCGGGAAGAAGGCCGCCGCGGGCGAGGACCTCAACGAGCACGTCTGGTACGACTTCCCGACCGTGCTCAAGGTGGCCGGAGCCATCAAGGACAAGTTGGCGACCTTGGACCCGTCGCACGCCAACACGTTCACGAAGAACCTCACGACCTTCACCGAGCAGGTCAAGGCGCTCGAGGCGCAGGCGGCTTCGGTGAAGACCGCCCATGGCGGTCAACCCGTCGCGATCACCGAGCCGGTGCCGGGCTATCTGCTGGAAGCGTGCGGCCTGGTCAACAAGACACCGGAGGCGTTCAGTGCGGCGATCGAGGACGGCAACGACGTGTCGGTCGGCATCCTCAACGACACGTTGAAGCTGTTCACCGGCCACCAGGTGAAGGCGTTGGTCTACAACGAGCAGACCACCGGGCCGGTCACCCAGAAGGTGCTGGACACCGCGAAGAGCTCGAACGTGCCCGTCGTGCCGGTGACGGAGACGCTCCCGGCCGGATCGACGTACGTTACGTGGATGAAGAGCCAGCTGACCGCCTTATCCACCGCCCTCGACCGGTCATGA
- a CDS encoding metal ABC transporter ATP-binding protein: MTAPALELTDAALAYGDRVLWSGLNLSVEPGEFIAVLGPNGSGKTSLLRAILGLQHISGTVRVAGEPVHQGNEHVGYVPQHRSSASAFAIRGRDLVRLGIDGNHWGPGRRNAAVESRVDELLEQVGASSYADVPMSLLSGGEQQRLRIAQAIANRPALLLCDEPLVSLDIPHQQAVVQLISDQGRNGTATLFITHELNPVLPYCDRVLYLVEGSFQLGTVDEVMNDETLSRLYGAPIEVIRRGDRIVVLGTDVAAGDTHHQHCHPGEEH, from the coding sequence ATGACCGCGCCGGCCCTGGAGCTGACCGACGCCGCCCTGGCGTACGGCGATCGGGTCCTGTGGAGCGGACTGAACCTGAGCGTCGAGCCGGGTGAGTTCATTGCGGTGCTCGGTCCGAACGGGTCGGGCAAGACCAGTCTGTTGCGCGCGATCCTTGGGTTGCAGCACATCTCGGGCACGGTTCGGGTGGCCGGCGAACCGGTGCATCAGGGCAACGAGCACGTCGGCTACGTGCCGCAACACCGTTCGTCCGCATCGGCGTTCGCGATCCGGGGTCGTGACCTGGTGCGTCTCGGCATCGACGGGAACCATTGGGGACCCGGCCGACGCAATGCGGCGGTCGAGTCGCGGGTGGACGAATTGTTGGAGCAGGTCGGGGCATCCTCGTACGCCGACGTGCCGATGTCGCTGCTGTCCGGCGGGGAACAGCAGCGGCTGCGGATCGCCCAGGCCATCGCCAACCGGCCCGCGCTCTTGCTGTGCGACGAACCGCTGGTCTCCCTGGACATTCCGCACCAGCAGGCCGTGGTGCAACTGATCTCGGACCAGGGCCGCAACGGGACAGCGACGCTTTTCATCACCCACGAGCTGAATCCGGTTCTGCCGTATTGCGATCGGGTGCTCTATCTGGTCGAGGGCAGCTTCCAGCTTGGCACGGTCGATGAGGTGATGAACGACGAGACGTTGAGCCGCCTCTACGGTGCGCCGATCGAGGTCATCCGGCGGGGTGATCGCATCGTCGTGCTCGGCACGGATGTCGCGGCCGGTGACACCCATCATCAGCACTGTCACCCGGGGGAGGAGCACTGA
- a CDS encoding metal ABC transporter permease, with amino-acid sequence MDRIFNFSDYAELLPLVQNSLIAAIALGFLGGLFGTFVMMRDLPFAVHGISELSFAGASAALLFGINVVAGSVIGSLIAAGILGFLGSRARDRNSIIGVLMPFGLGLGVLCLSLYQGRSANKFGLLLGQIVAVDDTQLAALLVGSAIAIVALLIMWRPLLFASVDPEVAQARGVPVRALSLAFMLALGVAVALSIQVVGALLVLSLLVTPAAAAFRVTASPVWAPVLATVFALIAMVGGILLATGASIPISPYVTTLSFLIYLICWAVGRRRSARGWTARSAA; translated from the coding sequence ATGGATCGGATCTTCAACTTCAGCGACTACGCGGAACTCCTTCCGCTGGTGCAGAACTCGCTCATCGCAGCCATCGCCCTCGGGTTCCTGGGCGGACTCTTCGGCACGTTCGTGATGATGCGGGATCTGCCCTTCGCCGTGCACGGCATCAGTGAGTTGTCCTTCGCGGGGGCGTCAGCAGCCCTACTCTTCGGCATCAACGTGGTCGCCGGGTCGGTCATCGGATCGCTCATCGCGGCCGGCATCCTCGGCTTCCTCGGCAGTCGAGCGCGGGATCGCAACTCGATCATCGGCGTACTCATGCCGTTCGGTCTCGGCCTCGGTGTGCTGTGTTTGTCTCTCTACCAAGGTCGTTCGGCCAACAAGTTCGGATTGTTGCTCGGCCAGATCGTGGCTGTGGACGACACGCAACTGGCCGCTCTGCTCGTGGGCTCGGCCATTGCCATTGTCGCGTTGCTGATCATGTGGCGACCGTTGCTCTTCGCCAGTGTCGACCCCGAGGTCGCGCAGGCCAGAGGTGTGCCGGTGCGGGCGCTGTCGCTGGCCTTCATGCTCGCGCTGGGCGTTGCGGTCGCACTGTCGATCCAGGTGGTGGGTGCGCTGTTGGTGTTGTCGCTGTTGGTGACGCCTGCTGCGGCGGCCTTCCGGGTGACGGCCTCGCCGGTGTGGGCGCCTGTGCTGGCAACGGTTTTCGCGCTCATCGCCATGGTCGGCGGAATCTTGCTGGCTACCGGGGCGAGCATCCCGATCAGCCCCTACGTGACGACGCTGTCCTTCTTGATCTACCTGATCTGTTGGGCCGTTGGTCGTCGGCGCAGTGCGCGGGGCTGGACCGCTCGGAGCGCCGCATGA
- a CDS encoding Fur family transcriptional regulator, producing the protein MSRRATKQGAAVEAALAADTTFRSAQELHAGLRVDGQSIGLATVYRQLSALVEDGRADVVQGPDGESRYRLCGPSEADSHHHHLVCRECGASVEVASSAVEKWASQIAADAGYTQVSHTVEIFGQCPRCS; encoded by the coding sequence ATGAGCCGCCGGGCCACGAAACAAGGCGCTGCGGTGGAGGCAGCCTTGGCCGCCGACACGACCTTCCGCAGTGCGCAGGAGTTGCACGCGGGGTTGCGCGTGGACGGTCAGAGCATCGGGTTGGCCACGGTTTACCGGCAGTTGAGCGCGCTCGTCGAGGACGGCCGAGCCGACGTGGTGCAGGGCCCGGACGGGGAGAGCCGGTACCGGTTGTGCGGACCGTCGGAAGCTGATTCGCACCACCACCATCTGGTCTGTCGGGAGTGCGGCGCCAGTGTTGAGGTGGCCAGTTCAGCGGTGGAGAAGTGGGCCTCGCAGATCGCTGCGGACGCCGGTTACACGCAGGTCAGCCACACCGTCGAGATCTTCGGTCAGTGCCCGCGGTGCTCGTAA
- a CDS encoding cryptochrome/photolyase family protein, with protein sequence MNQPAILWLRRDLRRHDHPALLKAHEDAGSAGVLPLFVIDPVLWKSAGPARRGWLAATLKATNSAYADRLVIRLGDPSVVVPKVARELGAARVHVTRETTPYGARRDARIAAALNDAEVELVETGTPYAVGPGLISNGSGKPYKVFTPFSKAWREHGWPAPAQVDRVRWATADSDGRVDAMLDKAIREAPELPPAGEDAAMQRWHEFLEDIADYGDDRDRPDRDATSRLSPYLKYGVLHPRTLLAEAPKSKRADRYVTELAWREFYADVLHHNPKSAWHDLNPLGIPYDEPDETFEAWKDGRTGFPIVDAGMRQLNETGWMHNRVRMITASFLTKDLHVWWPHGARYFLDRLIDGDIASNNHGWQWVAGTGTDAAPYFRVFNPTTQGEKFDPQGEYVKRWIPELGTDEYPDPIVDHKAEREETLRRYEHRGH encoded by the coding sequence ATGAACCAACCGGCCATCCTCTGGCTCCGTCGCGACCTGCGCCGACACGACCATCCGGCGCTGTTGAAGGCGCACGAGGACGCCGGCAGCGCGGGCGTCCTGCCCCTCTTCGTGATCGACCCCGTGTTGTGGAAGTCCGCTGGCCCAGCCCGTCGCGGCTGGCTGGCCGCGACGCTCAAGGCGACCAACTCGGCGTACGCCGATCGGCTGGTTATCCGCCTGGGTGACCCGTCCGTCGTGGTCCCGAAGGTGGCCCGCGAGCTCGGGGCCGCACGGGTGCACGTCACGCGTGAGACCACTCCCTACGGCGCTCGACGGGACGCCAGGATCGCCGCCGCACTCAACGACGCAGAGGTCGAATTGGTCGAGACGGGAACGCCGTACGCCGTCGGTCCCGGTCTGATCAGCAACGGCAGCGGCAAGCCGTACAAAGTCTTCACGCCGTTCTCGAAGGCGTGGCGCGAGCACGGCTGGCCTGCCCCCGCGCAGGTCGACCGGGTGCGCTGGGCGACCGCGGACTCCGACGGTCGCGTGGACGCAATGCTCGACAAGGCCATCCGCGAAGCCCCCGAACTTCCGCCCGCGGGCGAAGACGCGGCCATGCAGCGATGGCACGAATTCCTCGAGGACATAGCCGATTACGGCGACGACCGGGACCGCCCCGACCGTGACGCCACCTCACGGCTGTCGCCCTATCTGAAGTACGGCGTCCTACATCCGCGCACGTTGCTAGCCGAGGCTCCCAAGAGCAAGCGCGCCGACCGCTACGTCACGGAGTTGGCGTGGCGGGAGTTCTACGCGGACGTGCTGCACCACAACCCGAAGTCCGCGTGGCACGATCTCAACCCGCTCGGCATCCCCTATGACGAGCCGGACGAGACCTTCGAAGCCTGGAAAGACGGCCGCACCGGCTTCCCGATCGTCGACGCCGGGATGCGACAGCTGAACGAGACCGGCTGGATGCACAACCGGGTCCGGATGATCACGGCCAGCTTCCTGACCAAGGACCTACATGTGTGGTGGCCGCACGGTGCCCGCTACTTCCTCGACCGCCTCATCGACGGCGACATCGCCTCGAACAACCACGGGTGGCAATGGGTTGCGGGCACCGGGACCGATGCCGCGCCGTACTTCCGGGTCTTCAATCCGACCACGCAGGGCGAGAAGTTCGACCCGCAGGGCGAGTACGTCAAGCGCTGGATCCCCGAGTTGGGCACGGATGAGTATCCCGATCCGATCGTGGACCACAAGGCCGAGCGCGAGGAGACGCTACGGCGTTACGAGCACCGCGGGCACTGA
- a CDS encoding thermonuclease family protein, translated as MSWFGALPVAAKVGVAVTGLAVATTGTGIAVRQMSSIDQAGRTATVTHVVDGDTVDVMLDGMKQRVRLLNVNTPESVDPDKPVECMANEASAYLRETLPIGSTVRVETDVEEHDSYGRLLAGIWLDGRLINAEIARNGFGVAMKISPNGKFYSAVEDAQQGAIHAKVGLYDPDAQCTVPGAVATLETMTTQAASAAAASPTSTTTVSSVASCSAPPGWVRGLRVSHL; from the coding sequence ATGTCGTGGTTCGGGGCTCTGCCGGTGGCAGCCAAGGTGGGCGTCGCGGTGACCGGCCTCGCCGTGGCGACCACCGGCACCGGCATAGCTGTTCGGCAGATGTCGTCGATCGATCAGGCGGGTCGAACGGCCACCGTCACGCATGTCGTCGATGGAGACACCGTCGATGTCATGTTGGACGGTATGAAGCAACGGGTGCGATTGCTCAACGTGAACACACCGGAGAGCGTTGATCCGGATAAACCGGTGGAGTGTATGGCGAATGAGGCGTCGGCCTACTTGCGGGAGACGCTCCCGATCGGGTCGACGGTTCGGGTGGAGACCGACGTCGAGGAACACGACTCCTATGGCCGACTGCTCGCTGGCATCTGGCTTGACGGACGGTTGATCAATGCCGAGATCGCCCGCAACGGTTTTGGGGTGGCGATGAAGATCTCGCCGAACGGGAAGTTCTACTCCGCCGTCGAGGATGCCCAGCAGGGGGCGATTCACGCGAAGGTCGGGCTCTACGATCCGGACGCCCAGTGCACGGTACCGGGTGCCGTCGCCACCTTGGAGACCATGACAACGCAGGCGGCGTCTGCGGCTGCGGCTAGCCCAACGAGCACCACGACGGTCTCCTCGGTGGCTAGCTGTAGTGCCCCGCCAGGTTGGGTACGCGGTCTGCGGGTGAGCCACCTTTGA
- a CDS encoding IS481 family transposase: MVHANAPLSATGRLRLARCVVDDGWPLRRAADRFGVSVTTAHRWAARYRQHGAAGMCDRPSRPQSCPHRTSRRRERRVLGLRVSRRWGPARIAYHLGMNPATVHRILTRYRCLRLSWTDPATGAPVRAGRRKVVRYERDAPGDLVHVDIKKLGRIPDGGGHRVHGRAAGKANSRATSSSGRGYAYLHHAVDDHSRYAYSEILADEKKETATAFMQRAVAHFAQVGITTDRVMTDNGSCYRSHLFRNMLQDHGITHKRTRPYTPKTNGKVERFNRTLTEEWAYARPYTSETERAAAYEDFLHIYNHHRAHTALKGGSPADRVPNLAGHYS, translated from the coding sequence ATGGTCCACGCTAATGCCCCGCTTTCTGCGACTGGTCGCCTGCGCCTGGCGCGGTGCGTGGTGGACGATGGGTGGCCGTTGCGGCGGGCCGCAGACCGGTTCGGGGTCTCGGTCACCACCGCGCACCGCTGGGCGGCCCGGTACCGCCAGCATGGTGCGGCGGGGATGTGCGATCGTCCCAGCCGGCCCCAGTCATGTCCGCACCGCACCAGTAGGCGCCGGGAACGGCGAGTCCTGGGGTTACGGGTTTCGCGGCGGTGGGGGCCGGCCCGGATCGCCTACCACCTGGGGATGAATCCGGCCACGGTGCACCGCATCCTGACCCGGTACCGGTGTCTTCGGTTGTCCTGGACGGACCCGGCCACTGGTGCCCCGGTACGGGCCGGTCGTCGAAAGGTGGTGCGCTACGAACGCGACGCCCCGGGTGATTTGGTCCACGTGGACATCAAGAAGCTGGGCCGCATCCCCGATGGGGGTGGACACCGGGTCCATGGCCGCGCTGCGGGGAAAGCTAACTCCCGTGCTACCTCCAGCAGTGGGCGGGGGTATGCCTACCTGCACCACGCGGTCGATGACCACTCCCGGTACGCCTACTCAGAGATCCTGGCCGATGAGAAGAAGGAGACCGCGACCGCGTTCATGCAACGGGCGGTGGCGCACTTCGCGCAGGTCGGGATCACCACGGACCGGGTGATGACCGACAACGGGTCCTGTTACCGCTCCCACCTATTCCGGAACATGCTGCAGGACCATGGGATCACCCATAAACGCACCCGCCCCTACACCCCGAAAACCAACGGGAAAGTCGAGCGGTTCAACCGGACCCTGACCGAGGAGTGGGCCTACGCCCGCCCCTACACCAGCGAGACCGAACGCGCCGCCGCGTACGAGGACTTCCTGCACATCTACAATCACCACCGCGCACACACCGCGCTCAAAGGTGGCTCACCCGCAGACCGCGTACCCAACCTGGCGGGGCACTACAGCTAG